The segment TGCCCCGCCTCGATGAAGCGATGGGACTGGATGTCCCGCTCCATCTGTTCCCGTGACGACACAAAGTGGTAGTCCCGCCCGTCGGCCTCATAGTCCCTCCGAGGGCGTGTGGTGTCTGCAGAGAGAGTTACAGCAGTCACTTCCTGCTCGATGAcatcatgtttcctgttttcacaCCTGAGGACGAAACACTCACGAGGGACGCAGGAGCCGAACTTGTCCGGGAACTCAGACAGCAGGTCGTCGTTGACTCGGTCTTTGGTCGGCCCCAAGATGATGACGGGACGGGCGTAGTccactacagacagacaggaaacttTATTcatacatgttcatgttaacaaacacacagtcaccaggggtccgtttcacaaagcaggttcaacaaactctgagtctaaccctgaactctgagttgatctactctgagataggaaactctgagttttcggttccagaacagctgatttgagttagtttgatcaactcggagtactttaacctggagttaagcacgtgcaccacaagtataaaaagacagcatcagtggagccctgattcgacgagtcaccatggcaacggggaagaggagggtttatgtttttcaccccactggaattggaaatattaaagcgctcatacggtgagtttgagcacgtttttagaaggaagtgtaacaccgctgcagaagcaaaacagagggagacggcgtgggagaacattggtgctcgggtcaatgcgtaattttaaatgtagtcctttgcaatcacaataatattacagggggaaactgcttgagtggtagcctattaattatttcatttaggtgcaaacctgagggggagaagcgcacttggctgcagcttaagatgaaacataaaaacattagacctcggcataatctcatgggggtaactcattttgatcatgttttacattgtaaagtaaatattaagtggctgtttgactgtacagttgttttatccccaacataatgctgttttcacacacataaatgtcttctcatctatatcatgctctgttaaataattaatcctatttaaactaacacagacttcctcagccaacagaaagaaagcagatgcccgtaaaacgggtggtggcccagcaccgccacctctaacggaggcagaggagctgaaaatgataaagatgggtagtagctgtttcagggcgaggcacacttttctgaccgctctgatACAGTTgtcttgctcaagtgctctgcatctccgacgttgtataaaaaactcccatttgcaaaaaaaaaaaaacgcagcgcagcacacaatatctgctgggatgtgagagcatgacttcggttggtaatgttggaaatgtaaggacggattaggttgtgtatgtaaatgatggactgtgacgtgaaacggtaccgctcaaaaagataattgtctggaaatgcaagaacatctatgcgcggtctgataatcatctcccgacgaatatttaattctctgcgcagtaatgctgcaccttcatccacgggatcattatcaaaaggacatgccatggtagtgaaaatagtcgccacctaatataacttctaatgtaggcctactgactgatttttgcaatgattttctcaaaaaaccgacggcagaactatactacgccaaaactcgcctgctgactgaatgaatgaggaaatcaaataccgtgtgtggctgaaagagggcggagacagagagaaactcgaggtttgttgagaaaaacctggtcccgaccaggttagtttcacagagtatgttaccatggtaactgaccgagagcttaagttacttctctctgtgaaacaggctagagttacccctctttctctggtttgagttacctccctttgtgaaacggaaaactcagagtttccctcatttcagggttaacagactcagagttttcactaaacctgctttgtgaaacggacccctggacGACACAAAGACCTGCAAACATTAACGAGACAGAGGATCAGCTCGAGTTACTTCTGATTGGTTTCACCTACGTCTCTGTAGTCGGTTAGTATCTGGAGTTATTTAgtttctctttgtagttgttttgtttctctttgcatttatttagtgtctctttgtagctgttttgtttttctttgtagctgttttgtttctctttgtagttgttttgtttatctttgtagctgttttgtgtctctttgtagttgttttgtgtctgtatgtagttgttttgtgtctctttgtagttgttgtgtgtctctttgtagttgttttgtgtctctttgcagctgttttgtttctctttgtagttgttttgtttctctttgtagttgttttgtgtctctttgtagctgttttgtgtctctttgtagctgttttgtATCTcttgcagttgttttgtttctctttgcagttgttttgtttctctttgtagttgttttgtgtctctttgcagctgttttgtgtctctttgtagttgttttgtttctctttgtagttgttttgtgtctctttgtagctgttttgtgtctctttgtagctgttttgtgtctctttgcagttgttttgtgtctctttgcagttgttttgtatctcttgcagttgttttgtttctctttgcagttgttttgtttctctttgtagttgttttgtgtctctttgtagctgttttgtgtctctttgtagttgttttgtatctcttgcagttgttttgtttctctttgcagttgttttgtttctctttgtagttgttttgtgtctctttgtagctgttttgtgtctctttgtagttgttttgtgtctctttgcagttgttttgtatctcttgcagttgttttgtttctctttgtagttgttttgtgtctctttgtagctgttttgtgtctctttgtggctgTCACTGTAAACACAGGTCTGGCAGTTGGGTTTCAGGCCCACATGACTTCCTGGTCGGCCTGTTGAACCTTGTCTGAACACGACGTGTATCTTATAGCTTTGTCTAAAACATCAGACTTAGTTTATAGTTTGTGTTTGGCTGCAGGTTGTGGATGTACACAACATCAGTCCAGGTCCTGGAGGGTCTGACCTGAACCACAGTGGATCTTAGTCCTCATGACCTTTAACCTTACAGGATCACATGAGTTTGCTGGCGGTGCCACTGACCTTCAATCTGAGTGATGAGCTCGTAGCTGTGGACGAAGCCTTCTCTTCCTGTGAGcacagaacagacacacacattcagacatgTTCTCCttcactctgattggtttattctCTGTGGTGAAGTTTCACCTTTACTCTTCATACGGGACCACTCCTTCCTCTccaccctgaaacacacacacacacacacacacatcagcagcgTATTCATAAGGACCCTGCAGCAGTACTTCAGTATCTGAGAGTTCTGTGGACCTGTGTTTGGACGGGACGTATCCCAGCTCGTccagctccccctgctggttCACTCGTCTGGCCTGCCACCACTCGTCATCGGCGCTGTCCATCACATGAAGAACCTCCCCAAAGTTAAAGTCCAGAGCCTGAGACAGGACGCCGCAGTCCCACTGCTTATCGTAGTCGAACAAGGCCCTGAACACAGCCACAGTCAGAACATCAGATTACTACAGTCGTCTTTACAGGTGCCTCAGGTGAGCTACCTGCCCAGGTGAGCCACCTGCCCAGGTGAGCCGCCTGCCCAGGTGAGCTACCTCCAGGTGCATCAGTGACACAGTTACCTGACGTAGAAGCTGCGGTTGGCTCTCAGACTTCCAGACGAGCTGTTCATCATCTGCTCCCTCAGGTCGTGGATCTTTGCTTCAAAGCGGCTGTActctgcacacgcacacacgtacacatgcacacacaggtgTGAAGGTGAAACAGGTGCTGAATGTTAGCTTCATATTAGCATCTCATTAGTGGATATGTTTGACCTCTGAAGTCATTCAAATCATATTTTTGTACTGAAGCTCGAGCGGTTACTTTACTTTGATGAGTTCAATTTACGGTTTTACCTtctttaaagtgtgtgtgtgtgtgtgtgtgttggtgtgtgtgtgtgtgtgtgtgtgtgtgttggtgtgtgtgtgcgctcaccTTCAGGTCTGTACTGAGCTACTATGGTAACAGTCTGTCCAGCGTTCTTCAGAGCGGCTGCTGCCTGTTCATGTGTGGCATACCTGAGATCCACACCgttcacctgcacacacacacacacacacaccaaacacacacacacacacacacacacacacacacacacacacacacacacacgccaggGCAGACATCAGAGGACAGTTTACAGTGTGATCAGGGAGATTCAGAGTGTTCTGGATTAACAAGGTGAGTCACAGTGAGGTCGTGTCTCCTGCAGGATGTTCAGGTAGAGAAAGATTAACGGTCAATAAGTGACTCTTACTTCAACCTGTCAGCTCATGGATGATGACTGATTCATGAACTGAACCTCCACATGCCCACTGAAATGTCACAACATGAAGGAACAGTTCTTATTCATGGGTTTGATCGCTCCGTGTAATATTGGTTGTTGCACTTCTGTACATTTTGGATCTATATTTTCCCATAATGCTTTGGAGATGTAACCAGGAAGTTAACCTATAGTGTTCACATGTAGTCAAAACTCTCCATTACTGTTAGCTAAATTAGCCGTGAGCAGATGCTGTCAGCACTGTGCTCATGGACGTTCAGACAGCTGACACTGGATCAGTTTATACTGACGACAAcctccaaacaggaagtggagttctgaatgatgtcactgtcaatgatgatgtcatcaggaaGTGACTCACACTGAGgatctgggcccgtattcacaaagaatcttaaggctaaaagtagctcctaacaggtgaatttaggagcaactcctaaaaataatgggcgtgtcagttgtaactttaggactcctaatttttgaaaataagagttattcacaaaacattttaggcctaaaagtagcagctaagtctgggagaccttagtaGTCGTCCAGAGGACTCCTGACTCAccaagacctggtcacagccgaatgttctGGAGAtgctaaataacagggaattattaaagcGATGGCTGATGGACCGcaaagggattgaagttgtggttgagttggtgagagacgcaataacgtccccaaccaaccgaaacaatccaataacgccggagttaaaatgtttggcaacactccggtgttTGGCggcggggaaaatgcagctcttcacccgggactagtattacctggagacctcaagtgatttagaatttatcccaccacgtctgtgtttcgtgctgcgcattcacacaggataagcaaagtctgtgttttactgacattatcccccgggtcgatctcactggagcccttactggagcagcacaacggttagatatggatattttaatataataactggtgagcctgatgaaagatggaaaaatgttccttaccgcatgctgccatgcatgtaatccatctaatcatcttcaGAGATTTCGCTcctctgatgagcctcctgaatttgcacccaaaaaatgcttataattcccaacgcagcctccataattctcaaTTATTAcgaattactggaggtccccaggttatactagtcctgtgtgaatagggcttttgtcaatcggaaaaagttgcattccatctatacacaaattgtctttgacgcacgttacaatatactggacattgttgcgaaatggctcGGATGGCTTTTACtgacaattcacgtttttcatcgcaatcttctaatttgtaatttttgtccgaagcgtttatccaatatcttttcataggctttggcCCTGGTCTGTACTCACACTGAGGATCTGGTCTCTGTACTCACACTGAGGATCTGGTCTCTGTACTCACACTGAGGATCTGGTCTGTACTCACACTGAGGATCTGGTCTGTACTCACACTGAGGATCTGGTCTGTACTCACACTGAGGATCTGGTCTGTACTCACACTGAGGATCTGGTCTCTGTACTCACACTGAGGATCTGGTCTGTACTCACACTGAGGATCTGGTCTGTACTCACACTGAGGATCTGGTCTGTACTCACACTGAGGATCTGGTCTGTACTCACACTGAGGATCTGGTCTGTACTCACACTGAGGATCTGGTCTCTGTACTCACACTGAGGATCTGGTCTCTGTACTCACACTGAGGATCTGGTCTGTACTCACACTGAGGATCTGGTCTCTGTACTCACACTGAGGATCTGGTCTGTACTCACACTGAGGATCTGGTCTCTGTACTCACACTGAGGATCTGGTCTGTACTCACACTGAGGATCTGGTCTCTGTACTCACACTGAGGATCTGGTCTGTACTCACACTGAGGATCTGGTCTCTGTACTCACACTGAGGATCTGGTCTCTGTACTCACACTGAGGATCTGGTCTCTGTACTCACACTGAGGATCTGGTCTCTGTACTCACACTGAGGATCTGGTCTGTACTCACACTGAGGATCTGGTCTCTGTACTCACACTGAGGATCTGGTCTCTGTACTCACACTGAGGATCTGGTCTCTGTACTCACACTGAGGATCTGGTCTCTGTACTCACACTGAGGATCTGGTCTCTGTACTCACACTGAGGATCTGGTCTCTGTACTCACACTGAGGATCTGGTCTGTACTCACACTGAGGATCTGGTCTCTGTACTCACACTGAGGATCTGGTCTGTACTCACACTGAGGATCTGGTCTGTACTCACACTGAGGATCTGGTCTGTACTCACACTGAGGATCTGGTCTGTACTCACACTGAGGATCTGGTCTCTGTACTCACACTGAGGATCTGGTCTGTACTCACACTGAGGATCTGGTCTGTACTCACACTGAGGATCTGGTCTCTGTACTCACACTGAGGATCTGGTCTCTGTACTCACACTGAGGATCTGGTCTGTACTCACACTGAGGATCTGGTCTCTGTACTCACACTGAGGATCTGGTCTCTGTACTCACACTGAGGATCTGGTCTCTGTACTCACACTGAGGATCTGGTCTCTGTACTCACACTGAGGATCTGGTCTCTGTACTCACACTGAGGATCTGGTCTGTACTCACACTGAGGATCTGGTCTGTACTCACACTGAGGATCTGGTCTGTACTCACACTGAGGATCTGGTCTCTGTACTCACACTGAGGATCTGGTCTCTGTACTCACACTGAGGATCTGGTCTGTACTCACACTGAGGATCTGGTCTGTACTCACACTGAGGATCTGGTCTGTACTCACACTGAGGATCTGGTCTGTACTCACACTGAGGATCTGGTCTCCCTTGCGGAGCTCTCCACTCAGGTCTGCTGGTCCTCCTGCGaggatgaaggagatgaagatTCCTTCTCCGTCTTCTCCGCCCACGATGTTGAAGCCCAGACCAGTGGAGCCTCGCTGCACGCAGACTCTGCGAGGCTCCCGGGAATAATCGTCCTCTCCCATCATGCCGCGGGGGATAGGTGAGTATCGTCGTGGTgacggaggagggagggctTGTGGGTAATCACACATGTAGTCAGGCTCCATGTAGGCTGAGGAGACATGAAGAAACAACGTCAGTCCTGACAGCGTCCCACATGTTGGATTCAGAGACTCTCGTCAGGACAGAGACCCTGTTCACACCTGGTGCCACAGTCCCAATacacaagaaggtccaaataatgcagaatgagtcagagacagagtttcacagagtttataaagtgtctccaactcaacaactcactaaactgacacatttgttaagggagtctggggactttctccacggggacaaagaagtagcctatattgttactgtttagtgtctttgtaacatgtgacatgtttagatcaataacatgtttcttctttcataaatggttacaatctgtcacagacacagtttcataatgttcaTAAAGTTTGTTTCAACTCAACAACTGGTTGGATCAGTTCAACAGAAACTAAAGTCTGACTGGTGTCAGGTCCAGGTGGTTCCAGGTGtcagagacaggaagtgtgtgctCACAGGTGTACGTACAGCTGGTCAGGTCGGGGGGGCTGTATCGATCAGCAGGGTGGATGTACTGCGAGGCAGGTGTGGCCACCTTCAGGTAGACCACCTCCCCTGTGTTCTTCAGGGCCGCCACAGCGTCTTCATGCAGGACATCCTCCAGGGACACATGGTTCACCTGCGGGGtggaaggtcaaaggtcaggtgAGTCTGAACAAGGTGTGGATTAGAACATGTCACTGAGTGTACGGAGGGGTTCTCCTTACAGCCAGGATTTTGTCCCCGATCTGTAGCCGTCCGTCACGGTGCGCCGCTCCGCCCTCGATGATCTTGGTGACGTAGATGCTGTTGTCTCCAGGAACGTGTTGGTTCCCCACGCCTCCGGCTATACTGAAGCCCAGAcctggaccggaccggaccacGACAGAACCGGTCAGTTCAAACATGTTATCAGTCAGCCATTctgttgtgtgtgaaagagaacCTCTCTGATGGGTTCTTTCAGAAGAGATCTTCTGGTTcatcaaatgaatgaatgaatgaggaacCTTTAAACCAGAGTTCTTTATAAAggtttaaaacactgaacagcCTTTGTAACAGGGTTCTAGTTGGTTTAAGAAGGTTCTTTTAATGTGTTACAAATGTTGTTATGGGTTCCTGAATACCAGTTAAGTGGGAGAAAACCTTTCCAACAGGATAATGTGACACACTTTGTTACAGGGTTCTAACAGGTTCTACGGTCTGTAAGGTCTGTAACCTTTCTGATAAATGTGCTGAAGTATACTGAAGTATtagagaacatttctgagacGGTTCTTTATAATGTGTCATCAAAGTTACACAGTCTCATTAATCATGAGGGAATGTTTTATTTAGGGTTCTTCAAGCGTCACAGAGGTTGTGCAGTCTGTAGAATCAGTATATCCTTTCTACAAGGTTCTTAAAGTGTGGAACAAATTACAACTCCTGTAACATGATAAAGGTTCTGCAGCATGTTGGATCCTTGAGAACCTTTCTAACAAGGTTCTTCAATGCAGTAGTTTGTTGGATGTGTTCTGTCAGGCAACAAGGGTTCTCAGACTCTGAAGTCAGTACAGAACCGTTCTAACTAGATCATTGAAGCCACTACACTCTGGAGCTTGATTGATTATTGGAGGAACTTCCTAACACCATACAGGTTCAGGTTCTGATTGGTTCTTTTAGAAACCGAAAACATTCTGCGGACCGTATAATCAGTACAGAACGTTGTTCCTCTGCATCACAGACTGTAAAGGAAGAGGTTCTATGTTCTACCTTTAGGTCCTTTCATCAGTTTGATCTGTGTGACACGTTCAGTCGGTGGGCGTCGCCGCAGGACGTACAGCCTGACAACAGGCCCCGCCTCCTTCAGTGCTTCCACGGCGATGGAGTGAGTGACCTCACGCACGTCCACGTCGTTAACGAATACGATGCTGTCGTTCACCCtgaagacggagagagaaagagagagagagagagagggagtcatCAGGACATTTCAggagaggatgtgtgtgtgtgtgtgtgtgtgtgtgtgtttgtgttagtgtgtttgtgtgtgtgcgtgtgtgtttgtgtatgtgtgtgtgtgtgtgtgtgtgtgtgtgtgtacctgaggCGCCCGTCCTGGGCGGCTGCTCCTCCAGGGATGATCTTGGTGATGAAGATGGATGGGTCGTCTCCGATGTGAGGATTATCAGTTCCTCCTGCGATGCTAAAACCCAGACCAGAGTTcccctggacacacacacacacacacacacacacacacacacacacatacacaaacacatacacacatacacacatacacacacacacacacacacagttagctAAAATATAGCAAGTTAATCAGTGAGCTTCAGAGCTGCTGGTATTTTGttgccaggctagctgtttcccct is part of the Sparus aurata unplaced genomic scaffold, fSpaAur1.1, whole genome shotgun sequence genome and harbors:
- the LOC115577609 gene encoding disks large homolog 4-like isoform X2, with the translated sequence MNGSEGELEYEEITLERGNSGLGFSIAGGTDNPHIGDDPSIFITKIIPGGAAAQDGRLRVNDSIVFVNDVDVREVTHSIAVEALKEAGPVVRLYVLRRRPPTERVTQIKLMKGPKGLGFSIAGGVGNQHVPGDNSIYVTKIIEGGAAHRDGRLQIGDKILAVNHVSLEDVLHEDAVAALKNTGEVVYLKVATPASQYIHPADRYSPPDLTSSYMEPDYMCDYPQALPPPSPRRYSPIPRGMMGEDDYSREPRRVCVQRGSTGLGFNIVGGEDGEGIFISFILAGGPADLSGELRKGDQILSVNGVDLRYATHEQAAAALKNAGQTVTIVAQYRPEEYSRFEAKIHDLREQMMNSSSGSLRANRSFYVRALFDYDKQWDCGVLSQALDFNFGEVLHVMDSADDEWWQARRVNQQGELDELGYVPSKHRVERKEWSRMKSKGREGFVHSYELITQIEVDYARPVIILGPTKDRVNDDLLSEFPDKFGSCVPHTTRPRRDYEADGRDYHFVSSREQMERDIQSHRFIEAGQYNNHLYGTSVQSVRQVAEQGKHCILDVSANAVRRLQVAQLHPIAIFIRPRSLENILDLNKRLSEDQARKALDRAIKLEQDFLECFTAIVHGDSFEEVYHLVKAVIEEQSGPYIWVPARDRL
- the LOC115577609 gene encoding disks large homolog 4-like isoform X1, whose translation is MNGSEGELEYEEITLERGNSGLGFSIAGGTDNPHIGDDPSIFITKIIPGGAAAQDGRLRVNDSIVFVNDVDVREVTHSIAVEALKEAGPVVRLYVLRRRPPTERVTQIKLMKGPKGLGFSIAGGVGNQHVPGDNSIYVTKIIEGGAAHRDGRLQIGDKILAVNHVSLEDVLHEDAVAALKNTGEVVYLKVATPASQYIHPADRYSPPDLTSCTYTSYMEPDYMCDYPQALPPPSPRRYSPIPRGMMGEDDYSREPRRVCVQRGSTGLGFNIVGGEDGEGIFISFILAGGPADLSGELRKGDQILSVNGVDLRYATHEQAAAALKNAGQTVTIVAQYRPEEYSRFEAKIHDLREQMMNSSSGSLRANRSFYVRALFDYDKQWDCGVLSQALDFNFGEVLHVMDSADDEWWQARRVNQQGELDELGYVPSKHRVERKEWSRMKSKGREGFVHSYELITQIEVDYARPVIILGPTKDRVNDDLLSEFPDKFGSCVPHTTRPRRDYEADGRDYHFVSSREQMERDIQSHRFIEAGQYNNHLYGTSVQSVRQVAEQGKHCILDVSANAVRRLQVAQLHPIAIFIRPRSLENILDLNKRLSEDQARKALDRAIKLEQDFLECFTAIVHGDSFEEVYHLVKAVIEEQSGPYIWVPARDRL